A single genomic interval of Isorropodon fossajaponicum endosymbiont JTNG4 harbors:
- a CDS encoding winged helix-turn-helix domain-containing protein, translated as MRGDTVEIGATEFRLLYFLMKNKGRVFSRSQLLDEVWGKLTVIDERTIDVHILRLRKILKRYQLESCVQTVRSIGCRFN; from the coding sequence ATTAGGGGCGACACAGTAGAAATTGGTGCGACAGAATTCCGCCTGCTTTATTTTTTAATGAAAAATAAAGGCAGAGTTTTTAGTAGATCGCAGTTACTTGATGAGGTTTGGGGTAAATTAACAGTGATTGATGAAAGAACAATTGATGTTCATATTTTGAGATTGAGAAAAATTTTAAAGCGTTACCAGCTAGAATCGTGTGTTCAAACCGTAAGAAGCATAGGCTGTCGTTTCAACTAG